From the Brachyhypopomus gauderio isolate BG-103 chromosome 5, BGAUD_0.2, whole genome shotgun sequence genome, one window contains:
- the cenpa gene encoding histone H3-like centromeric protein A isoform X1: MRRDTSVHRRKLTTPRRRSPPRPPVSTSRTRRISGPSEASPKKKRRFRPGMRALMEIRKYQKSTDLLLRKGPFSRLVREVCQMFSRENMMWQVYALMALQELQLLLNFGTLSRHPCVVNLLTHCGLNKFIMLFMNPGGSLVCCCYASIRLWTLQLEIKITLMMLV; this comes from the exons ATGCGGCGCGATACTTCAGTTCATAGACGAAAGCTCACGACACCGAGACGCAGGTCGCCTCCACGCCCGCCCGTCTCAACATCCAGGACCCGGCGGATCAGCGGGCCCTCGG AAGCATCACCGAAAAAGAAGCGGAGGTTCCGCCCTGGCATGCGGGCTCTTATGGAAATAAGGAAATATCAGAAATCAACGGACCTGCTCCTGCGCAAGGGACCGTTTTCACGACTG gTGCGGGAGGTCTGTCAGATGTTCAGTAGGGAGAATATGATGTGGCAGGTCTATGCTCTCATGGCCCTACAGGAG TTACAACTCTTATTAAACTTTGGAACCCTTTCCAGACACCCATGTGTGGTGAATCTGTTGACGCACTGCGGACTGAACAAATTTATAATGCTGTTTATGAACCCTGGTGGATCGTTGGTATGCTGTTGCTATGCTAGCATACGTCTTTGGACGCTACAACTTGAAATAAAAATTACATTAATGATGCTTGTATGA
- the cenpa gene encoding histone H3-like centromeric protein A isoform X2, with product MRRDTSVHRRKLTTPRRRSPPRPPVSTSRTRRISGPSEASPKKKRRFRPGMRALMEIRKYQKSTDLLLRKGPFSRLVREVCQMFSRENMMWQVYALMALQEAAEAFLVRLFSDANLCAIHAKRVTLFPRDIQLARRIRGVENM from the exons ATGCGGCGCGATACTTCAGTTCATAGACGAAAGCTCACGACACCGAGACGCAGGTCGCCTCCACGCCCGCCCGTCTCAACATCCAGGACCCGGCGGATCAGCGGGCCCTCGG AAGCATCACCGAAAAAGAAGCGGAGGTTCCGCCCTGGCATGCGGGCTCTTATGGAAATAAGGAAATATCAGAAATCAACGGACCTGCTCCTGCGCAAGGGACCGTTTTCACGACTG gTGCGGGAGGTCTGTCAGATGTTCAGTAGGGAGAATATGATGTGGCAGGTCTATGCTCTCATGGCCCTACAGGAG gCGGCGGAAGCTTTCCTGGTCCGTCTGTTCTCTGATGCTAACCTCTGCGCCATTCACGCCAAGCGCGTCACACTCTTTCCCCGTGACATCCAGCTGGCACGGCGGATCCGTGGGGTGGAGAATATGTGA
- the qrfp gene encoding uncharacterized protein qrfp, whose protein sequence is MKLQLFHIWASAPVLLSLVLLLFPPRGLTLPQHPAAYLPTLNSPDWADALLQLQAWLGDPAAGELGPWAPGVELRPWAPGVELRPWAPGVELPARPQGVETQPGWEATATLRGQREELGHRHLGPFPQHPIEEVHYQQGGEIDDVGGEKRNEALTSIAGGLQSFNRQKGGFGFRFGKK, encoded by the coding sequence atGAAGCTACAGCTGTTCCACATATGGGCGTCGGCACCCGTCCTGCTCTCACTGGTGCTGTTGCTCTTCCCACCCAGAGGCCTGACCCTCCCACAGCACCCCGCCGCATACCTGCCCACGCTGAACAGCCCAGACTGGGCAGACGCGCTACTTCAGCTCCAGGCCTGGCTGGGAGATCCGGCGGCAGGGGAGCTGGGACCCTGGGCCCCAGGGGTGGAGCTTAGGCCCTGGGCCCCAGGGGTGGAGCTGAGGCCCTGGGCCCCAGGGGTGGAGCTGCCAGCCAGGCCACAGGGAGTGGAGACGCAGCCTGGCTGGGAGGCGACCGCTACGCTGCGGGGCCAGAGGGAGGAGCTAGGCCATAGACACCTAGGGCCCTTCCCACAGCACCCTATAGAGGAAGTGCACTACCAGCAAGGGGGCGAGATCGATGACGTAGGCGGTGAGAAGAGGAATGAGGCACTCACATCCATCGCAGGAGGGCTTCAGTCCTTTAACAGACAGAAAGGAGGGTTTGGGTTCCGCTTTGGGAAGAAGTGA
- the LOC143514728 gene encoding LIM/homeobox protein Awh-like isoform X1 — MTPSDDGTLDELLYSRFHDSSVGRAEQPSQSSIFSGKESSTLSPPLVATPLICGGCGKRVCDHFVLLAAGQAWHGACLRCSQCQCELQTHPSLYCKEGNIYCQQDYCRLFGVGRCTRCHQPIPSSALVMRSGEMTFHPQCFSCQYRVCACVCVFQECDVTLLPGNLYCVEGQSLFCQSHYHGDSGTPLCVSWQQSVSQGDGEEPVSSPEPRLDERARGGGAHRRVKRIRTCFRSEQLRALESYFAQKHNPDGKDWTSLSSRTGLPKRVLQVWFQNARAKFRRTLSSDTPQTALSTAETMTTPPHHQTSTIDELELALLTAPVCDSPFNPVELFKDSTLLGYNTHNAHVLASLEDIDRDPGIILNDTWHYNE, encoded by the exons ATGACACCTTCAGATGATGGCACTCTGGATGAGTTGTTATACAGCCGTTTCCATGACAGCAGCGTGGGCAGGGCAGAGCAACCAAGCCAATCAAGCATCTTCTCTGGGAAAGAGAGTTCAACACTTAGT CCTCCGCTTGTAGCTACTCCGCTAAtctgtggtgggtgtggcaAACGTGTCTGTGACCACTTCGTCCTATTGGCTGCTGGTCAGGCCTGGCATGGGGCGTGTCTCCGCTGCAGCCAGTGCCAGTGTGAGCTACAGACCCACCCGTCACTCTACTGCAAGGAGGGCAACATTTACTGCCAGCAGGACTACTGCAG GCTTTTTGGCGTTGGCCGATGTACCCGCTGCCATCAGCCAATCCCATCCTCCGCTTTGGTCATGAGGTCAGGGGAGATGACCTTTCACCCTCAGTGCTTTTCCTGCCAG tatcgtgtgtgtgcgtgtgtgtgtgtgtttcaggaatGTGATGTCACTTTACTTCCTGGTAACTTGTATTGTGTGGAGGGGCAGAGCCTTTTCTGCCAGTCACATTACCATGGTGACAGTGGAACTCCCCTGTGTGTCTCCTGGCAACAGTCCGTCTCACAGG GAGATGGAGAGGAGCCAGTCAGCAGTCCTGAGCCACGATTGGACGAGAGggccagagggggaggggcacacAGACGAGTCAAGCGAATCAGGACGTGTTTTCGCAGTGAACAACTGAGGGCACTGGAGTCGTACTTCGCGCAAAAGCACAACCCAGATGGCAAAGACTGGACAAGTCTCTCCAGTCGAACCGGTTTACCCAAGAGAGTCTTACAA GTGTGGTTTCAGAATGCCAGGGCAAAGTTCAGACGCACCTTGTCCTCCGACACGCCACAGACAGCCCTCTCTACGGCTGAAACCATGACGACCCCTCCACATCACCAGACTAGCACTATCGATGAGCTGGAACTCGCTTTACTCACAGCTCCTGTCTGTGACAGCCCCTTTAACCCAGTGGAACTGTTCAAAGACTCCACCTTACTGGGCTACAATACCCACAATGCTCATGTGCTTGCTTCCTTGGAGGACATTGACCGTGACCCTGGCATTATATTGAATGACACCTGGCATTATAATGAATGA
- the LOC143514721 gene encoding major histocompatibility complex class I-related protein 1-like isoform X2 has translation MGRAPLCVFMLFGLLLPVLSEKHSLYYIYTALSKPLSLPGVYEFTAMGLLDDREIDYFNSQNQEKVPMQDWMKEKMQADYWVKGTDSRRSKQQWFKVNVDILMERMRHNKSDLHVLQWRHGCEVEDIGGVTFLKGMDLYSYDGEDFLSFDSSRSQWIAPVRAAEATKKKWDDVPILNQYTKGYLEKECVDWLTRFMEYGRESLRNHSKPDVYAFAKKCVSDSSKLTLTCLATGFYPKDVKMSVRKYRTSLPENMLMSLGVRPNDDETYQLRKSVVILENEQADYDCYVDHISLKEPVIVKWDGRCNDCSTEKIQSGVIGGVIGALLVAAIVGAGVVIYKKRREKRGNESNATSPSDTSPDNSNDPSPSNSSEHIKMMPDSSSDSGHHTSSSEETSKSSTENCSEMNPMLNQTDRSN, from the exons ATGGGACGCGCACCTCTTTGCGTTTTCATGTTGTTCGGTTTACTCCTGCCCGTTCTGAGCG AAAAACACTCTCTTTATTACATCTACACGGCCCTCTCcaaacctctctctctgccgGGGGTCTATGAGTTCACTGCTATGGGCCTGCTGGATGACAGGGAGATCGATTACTTCAACAGCCAGAACCAGGAGAAGGTCCCTATGCAGGACTGGATGAAAGAGAAGATGCAGGCGGATTACTGGGTCAAAGGCACCGACTCCCGCAGGAGCAAACAGCAGTGGTTTAAGGTCAATGTGGACATCCTGATGGAGCGCATGAGACACAACAAGTCTG ACCTTCATGTTCTGCAATGGAGGCATGGCTGTGAGGTTGAAGACATTGGTGGAGTAACGTTTCTGAAAGGCATGGATTTGTACAGCTATGATGGGGAGGACTTCCTCTCCTTCGACAGTTCCAGAAGTCAGTGGATTGCTCCAGTACGAGCGGCTGAAGCTACCAAAAAGAAATGGGATGATGTTCCCATCCTGAACCAGTACACCAAGGGTTACctggagaaagagtgtgtggacTGGCTCACCAGGTTCATGGAGTATGGAAGGGAATCACTGAGAAATCATT CTAAACCAGATGTTTATGCATTTGCAAAGAAATGTGTGAGTGACTCCAGCAAGCTGACCCTGACCTGCCTAGCCACAGGCTTCTACCCTAAAGATGTGAAGATGAGTGTGAGGAAGTACCGCACctctctacctgaaaacatgtTAATGTCCTTAGGAGTCAGACCCAATGATGATGAGACCTACCAGCTGAGGAAGAGTGTGGTGATCCTGGAGAATGAACAAGCAGATTATGACTGTTATGTGGACCACATTAGTCTCAAAGAACCAGTCATTGTCAAATGGG ATGGAAGATGCAATGACTGCTCAACAGAGAAAATTCAGAGTGGTGTAATTGGAGGAGTGATCGGGGCCCTGCTCGTGGCAGCCATTGTGGGCGCTGGTGTAGTCATCTATAAGAAACGACGTGAGAAAAGAG GGAATGAAAGCAATGCTACATCACCTAGTGATACATCACCTGATAACAGCAATGATCCATCACCTAGTAACAGCAGTGAACACATTAAAATGATGCCTGATTCCTCATCAGACTCTG GACACCATACCAGCAGCAGTGAGGAGACATCAAAGAGCAGCACAGAGAACTGTTCTGAGATGAACCCAATGCTgaatcagacagacagaagcaactaa
- the LOC143514728 gene encoding LIM/homeobox protein Awh-like isoform X2: MTPSDDGTLDELLYSRFHDSSVGRAEQPSQSSIFSGKESSTLSPPLVATPLICGGCGKRVCDHFVLLAAGQAWHGACLRCSQCQCELQTHPSLYCKEGNIYCQQDYCRLFGVGRCTRCHQPIPSSALVMRSGEMTFHPQCFSCQECDVTLLPGNLYCVEGQSLFCQSHYHGDSGTPLCVSWQQSVSQGDGEEPVSSPEPRLDERARGGGAHRRVKRIRTCFRSEQLRALESYFAQKHNPDGKDWTSLSSRTGLPKRVLQVWFQNARAKFRRTLSSDTPQTALSTAETMTTPPHHQTSTIDELELALLTAPVCDSPFNPVELFKDSTLLGYNTHNAHVLASLEDIDRDPGIILNDTWHYNE; this comes from the exons ATGACACCTTCAGATGATGGCACTCTGGATGAGTTGTTATACAGCCGTTTCCATGACAGCAGCGTGGGCAGGGCAGAGCAACCAAGCCAATCAAGCATCTTCTCTGGGAAAGAGAGTTCAACACTTAGT CCTCCGCTTGTAGCTACTCCGCTAAtctgtggtgggtgtggcaAACGTGTCTGTGACCACTTCGTCCTATTGGCTGCTGGTCAGGCCTGGCATGGGGCGTGTCTCCGCTGCAGCCAGTGCCAGTGTGAGCTACAGACCCACCCGTCACTCTACTGCAAGGAGGGCAACATTTACTGCCAGCAGGACTACTGCAG GCTTTTTGGCGTTGGCCGATGTACCCGCTGCCATCAGCCAATCCCATCCTCCGCTTTGGTCATGAGGTCAGGGGAGATGACCTTTCACCCTCAGTGCTTTTCCTGCCAG gaatGTGATGTCACTTTACTTCCTGGTAACTTGTATTGTGTGGAGGGGCAGAGCCTTTTCTGCCAGTCACATTACCATGGTGACAGTGGAACTCCCCTGTGTGTCTCCTGGCAACAGTCCGTCTCACAGG GAGATGGAGAGGAGCCAGTCAGCAGTCCTGAGCCACGATTGGACGAGAGggccagagggggaggggcacacAGACGAGTCAAGCGAATCAGGACGTGTTTTCGCAGTGAACAACTGAGGGCACTGGAGTCGTACTTCGCGCAAAAGCACAACCCAGATGGCAAAGACTGGACAAGTCTCTCCAGTCGAACCGGTTTACCCAAGAGAGTCTTACAA GTGTGGTTTCAGAATGCCAGGGCAAAGTTCAGACGCACCTTGTCCTCCGACACGCCACAGACAGCCCTCTCTACGGCTGAAACCATGACGACCCCTCCACATCACCAGACTAGCACTATCGATGAGCTGGAACTCGCTTTACTCACAGCTCCTGTCTGTGACAGCCCCTTTAACCCAGTGGAACTGTTCAAAGACTCCACCTTACTGGGCTACAATACCCACAATGCTCATGTGCTTGCTTCCTTGGAGGACATTGACCGTGACCCTGGCATTATATTGAATGACACCTGGCATTATAATGAATGA